A region of Nocardioides sp. JS614 DNA encodes the following proteins:
- a CDS encoding acetyl-CoA C-acetyltransferase: MPEAVIVATARSPIGRAGKGSLKDLRPDELAAQMVQAALVKVPELDPTEIDDLVLGCGQPAGESGFNMGRVVAVRVGLDSVPGTTVNRYCSSSLQSTRMALHAIRAGEGDVFISAGVETVSRFYRGSADGLPDTMNPFFDVAMRSTEKRAAGGAETWVDPRTSGHLPDVYITMGQTAENVAQHAGVTRADQDAFAVRSQNLAEQAIADGFWAREITPVTLPDGTVVSADDGPRSGVTLESVAALQPVFRPDGTVTAGNCCPLNDGAAALVIMSDVKARQLGLTPLARIVSTGVTGLSPEIMGLGPVGASRQALRRAGMTIDDVDLVEINEAFAAQVIPSARELGIAEDKLNVNGGAIAVGHPFGMTGARITTTLINSLQHHDRQIGLETMCVGGGQGMAMVLERLS; the protein is encoded by the coding sequence CGCCGGCAAGGGCTCGCTGAAGGACCTCCGTCCCGACGAGCTCGCCGCCCAGATGGTGCAGGCCGCGCTCGTCAAGGTCCCGGAGCTGGACCCCACCGAGATCGATGACCTGGTCCTGGGGTGCGGCCAGCCGGCCGGCGAGTCCGGGTTCAACATGGGCCGCGTCGTCGCCGTCCGCGTCGGCCTCGACTCCGTGCCCGGTACGACAGTGAACCGGTACTGCTCCTCAAGCCTGCAGAGCACCCGGATGGCGTTGCACGCGATCCGGGCGGGTGAGGGCGACGTCTTCATCAGCGCCGGCGTCGAGACTGTGAGCCGGTTCTACAGGGGCAGTGCCGACGGACTGCCGGACACCATGAACCCGTTCTTCGACGTGGCGATGCGGAGTACCGAGAAGCGGGCGGCTGGTGGGGCGGAGACCTGGGTCGATCCACGCACGTCGGGCCACCTGCCTGACGTCTACATCACGATGGGGCAGACCGCCGAGAACGTCGCCCAGCACGCCGGCGTCACGCGCGCCGACCAAGACGCCTTCGCTGTCCGGAGCCAGAACCTCGCCGAGCAGGCGATCGCCGATGGGTTCTGGGCGCGGGAGATCACCCCCGTCACGCTCCCGGACGGGACCGTCGTCTCCGCCGACGACGGCCCCCGTTCCGGGGTGACGCTAGAGAGCGTGGCCGCCCTACAGCCGGTGTTTCGCCCCGACGGCACCGTCACCGCCGGCAACTGCTGCCCCCTCAATGACGGGGCTGCCGCACTGGTGATCATGTCGGACGTCAAGGCCAGGCAACTTGGCCTCACTCCGCTGGCCCGGATCGTCTCTACCGGCGTCACCGGCCTCTCACCGGAGATCATGGGCCTCGGGCCGGTGGGGGCCAGCCGTCAGGCGCTGCGCCGTGCGGGCATGACGATCGACGACGTCGACCTCGTCGAGATCAACGAAGCGTTCGCCGCGCAGGTCATCCCCTCCGCCCGCGAGCTCGGGATCGCGGAGGACAAGCTCAACGTCAACGGCGGCGCGATCGCGGTCGGTCACCCGTTCGGCATGACCGGCGCGCGGATCACCACCACCCTGATCAACTCGCTGCAGCACCACGACAGGCAGATCGGTCTCGAGACCATGTGCGTGGGCGGGGGCCAGGGCATGGCGATGGTGCTGGAGCGGCTCTCGTGA
- a CDS encoding SDR family oxidoreductase: MTRASGQRAGQGVVVTGAARGIGRALARRLAAGGARLVVSDVDADALAEVAAEVGGLAVPGDAASVDGVAALVARAEEHLGGIDAYFANAGSDRGRGLLAGEDDWAASLEVNVLAHVRAARLLVPRWLERGGGRFVVTASAAGLLTMLGSPAYSVSKHGAVAFAEWLAATYRHRGIVVQAICPQGVATRMLEESGGLEEILSHDWALSPDEVAEAAWTALADDRFLVLPHPEVEGYFLARAQDHSRWLAGMNRLQQRLDLRGADA; the protein is encoded by the coding sequence GTGACGAGGGCGTCCGGCCAGCGCGCCGGACAGGGCGTCGTCGTCACCGGGGCCGCGCGCGGGATCGGCCGCGCGCTCGCCCGGCGACTCGCCGCCGGCGGTGCCCGCCTGGTGGTCAGCGACGTCGACGCGGACGCGCTGGCCGAGGTCGCTGCCGAGGTGGGCGGTCTCGCCGTCCCGGGCGACGCCGCCTCGGTCGACGGCGTGGCGGCGCTGGTCGCCCGGGCCGAGGAGCACCTCGGTGGCATCGACGCCTACTTCGCGAACGCCGGCAGCGACCGCGGCCGAGGGCTGCTCGCCGGCGAGGACGACTGGGCGGCCAGCCTTGAGGTCAACGTGCTGGCGCACGTCCGCGCCGCACGGCTGCTGGTGCCCCGGTGGCTGGAGCGCGGCGGGGGCCGGTTCGTGGTCACCGCCTCTGCCGCGGGTCTGCTCACGATGCTCGGCAGCCCGGCGTACTCGGTCAGCAAGCACGGCGCGGTCGCGTTCGCGGAGTGGCTCGCCGCGACGTACCGGCACCGCGGCATCGTGGTGCAGGCGATCTGCCCGCAGGGCGTGGCGACCCGGATGCTCGAGGAGTCCGGTGGGCTCGAGGAGATCCTCAGCCACGACTGGGCGCTGAGCCCCGACGAGGTCGCCGAGGCGGCCTGGACGGCGCTCGCCGACGACCGGTTCCTGGTGCTGCCGCACCCGGAGGTCGAGGGCTACTTCCTCGCCCGCGCCCAGGACCACTCGCGCTGGCTGGCCGGGATGAACCGGTTGCAGCAGCGCCTCGACCTCCGAGGAGCAGACGCGTGA
- a CDS encoding zinc-binding dehydrogenase, with protein sequence MAVGAGVTRHTVGDRVLGASVLPYGGFGELALMEEHTTFAAPLELDDAEAASLYVGYQTGWFGLHRRTSLRPGQTLLVHAAAGGIGSAAVQLGEAAGARVIGVVSGPDKADVARRLGADVVVDRREQDFVEVVKAETDGRGADLVYDPVGGETYARSTKCIAVEGSILVVGFAGGTIQSAALKHALVKNYSIVGLHWGPYTQRDPALVQECHDALSALVSKGLVRPLVSERLASSDLAADVQRLADGVTVDRVALQA encoded by the coding sequence GTGGCGGTGGGCGCCGGCGTCACCCGGCACACGGTGGGGGACCGGGTGCTCGGCGCCTCAGTGCTCCCGTACGGCGGCTTCGGGGAGCTCGCGCTGATGGAGGAGCACACTACCTTCGCCGCACCGCTCGAGCTCGACGACGCGGAGGCCGCGTCCCTCTACGTCGGCTACCAGACCGGTTGGTTCGGGCTGCACCGGCGCACCTCCCTCCGTCCCGGCCAGACGCTGCTCGTGCACGCGGCGGCCGGCGGCATCGGCTCGGCCGCGGTCCAGCTCGGCGAGGCCGCCGGTGCCAGGGTCATAGGCGTCGTCAGCGGCCCCGACAAGGCCGACGTCGCCCGCCGGCTCGGTGCGGACGTGGTCGTCGACCGCCGGGAGCAGGACTTCGTCGAGGTGGTGAAGGCCGAGACCGACGGCCGTGGCGCGGACCTGGTCTACGACCCGGTCGGCGGCGAGACCTACGCCCGGTCGACCAAGTGCATCGCCGTCGAGGGCAGCATCCTGGTGGTCGGCTTCGCCGGAGGGACCATCCAGTCCGCGGCGCTCAAACACGCGCTGGTGAAGAACTACTCGATCGTCGGCCTGCACTGGGGGCCCTACACCCAGCGCGACCCGGCGCTGGTCCAGGAGTGTCACGACGCGCTGTCGGCACTCGTGAGCAAGGGCCTGGTCAGGCCGTTGGTCAGCGAGCGGCTGGCCTCGAGCGACCTCGCCGCAGACGTCCAGCGGCTCGCCGACGGGGTCACGGTCGACCGGGTCGCCCTGCAGGCATGA
- a CDS encoding MaoC family dehydratase gives MSVRVFTSTDELSEALGTHVGYSGWHTVSQEQIDGFADATGDHQWIHVDPERAGQGPFGGTIAHGYLTLSMVPMMTWETMRIEGLSMEVNYGAEKVRFPAPVLVGSRVRAGIELLTLAPAGDGYRLTSRITVERDGGDKPVCVVDAVSYLVA, from the coding sequence GTGAGCGTCCGCGTCTTCACCAGCACCGACGAGCTGTCCGAGGCACTCGGCACCCACGTCGGCTACTCGGGCTGGCACACCGTCAGCCAGGAGCAGATCGACGGCTTCGCCGACGCCACCGGTGACCACCAGTGGATCCACGTCGACCCGGAGCGTGCCGGCCAGGGCCCGTTCGGCGGCACCATCGCGCACGGCTACCTGACGTTGTCGATGGTCCCGATGATGACCTGGGAGACGATGCGCATCGAGGGCCTGTCGATGGAGGTCAACTATGGCGCCGAGAAGGTGCGGTTCCCCGCGCCGGTGCTCGTGGGCTCGCGGGTCCGCGCCGGGATCGAGTTGCTCACCCTCGCCCCCGCCGGGGACGGGTACCGGCTGACCTCGCGCATCACGGTCGAGCGCGACGGCGGGGACAAGCCGGTCTGCGTGGTGGACGCGGTCTCCTACCTGGTCGCGTGA
- a CDS encoding phosphotransferase family protein has protein sequence MDAAVPGLDVARFTTWFAGARRDLAGDLGGAVSASGVAGGKSNLTYELVAGARRWVVRRAPLGHVLATAHDMAREYRVMTALAETAVPVPRTVALCEDPDVTGAVTYVMEHVAGTPYRNAAQLAPLGPGRVHGIAEGLVDTLVDLHRVDPGAVGLADFGRPDGFLERQVRRWRTQMDGSLRREMPAAGTLHQMLLDRLPSSTGPGRIVHDDYRLDNVLVDAEDRPAAVIDWEMATLGDPLTDLAMLVIYCRIAGGDAVADAANAPGFLAEDEILDRYATRAGTALAGFGFYLGLAAFKLAAILEGIHVRFQQGQTVGAGFEGVGAVTAPLLDLGISSTKELD, from the coding sequence ATGGACGCGGCGGTGCCCGGGCTCGACGTGGCCAGGTTCACAACCTGGTTCGCCGGCGCACGCCGCGACCTGGCCGGTGACCTGGGCGGCGCGGTCTCGGCGTCCGGCGTCGCCGGTGGCAAGTCGAACCTCACCTACGAGCTGGTTGCCGGAGCGCGTCGCTGGGTGGTGCGGCGGGCGCCGCTGGGACACGTGCTGGCCACCGCGCATGACATGGCGCGCGAGTACCGGGTGATGACCGCGCTCGCGGAGACCGCCGTTCCGGTGCCGAGGACGGTCGCGCTCTGCGAGGACCCCGACGTGACCGGGGCGGTCACCTACGTCATGGAGCACGTCGCCGGTACGCCGTACCGGAACGCCGCGCAGCTGGCGCCGCTCGGCCCGGGCCGGGTCCACGGGATCGCCGAGGGCCTGGTGGACACCCTGGTCGACCTGCACCGGGTGGATCCCGGTGCGGTCGGGCTGGCCGACTTCGGTCGCCCGGACGGGTTCCTGGAGCGGCAGGTCCGCCGCTGGCGCACACAGATGGACGGTTCGCTGCGCCGCGAGATGCCGGCTGCGGGGACGCTGCACCAGATGCTGCTCGACCGGCTGCCGTCCTCGACGGGGCCGGGGCGGATCGTGCACGACGACTACCGGCTGGACAACGTGCTCGTCGACGCCGAGGACCGGCCGGCCGCGGTGATCGACTGGGAGATGGCCACCCTCGGCGATCCGCTCACCGATCTGGCCATGCTGGTGATCTACTGCCGGATCGCCGGTGGCGACGCGGTCGCGGACGCCGCCAACGCGCCCGGTTTCCTCGCCGAGGACGAGATCCTCGACCGCTACGCGACCCGGGCCGGGACCGCCCTGGCCGGGTTCGGCTTCTACCTCGGCCTCGCCGCCTTCAAGCTGGCGGCGATCCTGGAAGGCATCCACGTGCGGTTCCAGCAGGGCCAGACGGTGGGCGCCGGCTTCGAGGGCGTCGGTGCCGTCACCGCACCTCTGCTCGACCTCGGCATCTCTTCGACGAAGGAGCTCGACTGA
- a CDS encoding acyl-CoA dehydrogenase family protein, with product MDFGYDARTEDLRENLLDFMDSHVYPAEAVFHEQLAAQENRWAWDAAPVMGELRAAARARGLWNLFLPGDEGAGLTNLQYAPLAEIAGRSLLLAPPAMNCAAPDTGNVEVLHLFGTAEQKEQWLKPLLDGEIRSSFAMTEPDVASSDATNIGTSIVRDGDEYVINGRKWWITGAMNPNAAIFIVMGKTDPTASRHRQQSMILVPRDAEGLEIKRGMHVLGYDDHDHGGHAELEFHDVRVPAANLIAGEGEGFAIAQARLGPGRIHHCMRSIGAAERALELMCARVDDRVAFGKPLSEQGVVRDWIAESRIRIEQLRLLTLKAAWLMDTVGNKGAHTEIQAIKIAAPATVQWILDKAIQAHGAGGLSQDFPLAASYAGIRTLRLADGPDEVHKDALARAELRRQQAARATTR from the coding sequence ATGGATTTCGGCTACGACGCCCGCACGGAGGACCTGCGGGAGAACCTGCTCGACTTCATGGACTCGCACGTCTACCCGGCGGAGGCGGTCTTCCACGAGCAGCTGGCGGCTCAGGAGAACCGGTGGGCCTGGGACGCCGCCCCCGTGATGGGCGAGCTGCGTGCCGCCGCGCGGGCGCGCGGGCTCTGGAACCTCTTCCTGCCCGGTGACGAGGGCGCCGGTCTGACCAACCTCCAGTACGCCCCGTTGGCCGAGATCGCCGGTCGCAGCCTGCTGCTCGCGCCACCCGCGATGAACTGTGCCGCGCCGGACACCGGCAACGTGGAGGTGCTGCACCTGTTCGGCACTGCGGAGCAGAAGGAGCAGTGGCTGAAGCCGCTGCTCGACGGCGAGATCCGGTCCTCGTTCGCGATGACCGAGCCGGACGTCGCCTCCTCCGACGCCACGAACATCGGGACGTCCATCGTCCGCGACGGCGACGAGTACGTGATCAACGGGCGCAAGTGGTGGATCACGGGGGCGATGAACCCGAACGCCGCGATCTTCATCGTGATGGGGAAGACCGACCCGACCGCGTCCCGGCACCGGCAGCAGTCGATGATCCTGGTCCCGCGCGACGCTGAGGGGCTGGAGATCAAGCGCGGCATGCACGTGCTCGGCTACGACGACCACGACCACGGTGGCCACGCCGAGCTGGAGTTCCACGACGTCAGGGTCCCGGCCGCGAACCTGATCGCCGGCGAGGGCGAGGGCTTCGCGATCGCGCAGGCCCGGTTGGGCCCCGGGCGGATCCACCACTGCATGCGGTCCATCGGAGCCGCGGAGCGGGCCCTGGAGCTGATGTGCGCCCGGGTCGACGACCGGGTCGCCTTCGGCAAGCCGCTCTCGGAGCAGGGCGTCGTGCGGGACTGGATCGCCGAGTCCCGCATCCGGATCGAGCAGCTGCGGCTGCTCACCCTCAAGGCCGCCTGGCTGATGGACACCGTCGGCAACAAGGGTGCCCACACGGAGATCCAGGCGATCAAGATCGCCGCGCCCGCGACCGTGCAATGGATCCTGGACAAGGCGATCCAGGCGCACGGCGCGGGTGGGCTGTCGCAGGACTTCCCGCTCGCGGCGTCGTACGCCGGCATCCGCACGCTGCGCCTAGCCGACGGGCCGGATGAGGTGCACAAGGACGCCCTCGCCCGCGCGGAGCTCCGCCGCCAGCAGGCGGCGCGGGCGACCACGCGCTAG
- a CDS encoding TetR/AcrR family transcriptional regulator, whose product MARKPDALGEAGARRMAFQREHEYVSPRGLFDDVEPKGSRRFLTAAVAAFNGRGYHATTTRDIATLAGSSPAGIYTYYATKADLLYEIAVIAHQYILDETLAAVASASDPIGRISEIVRRSVTYHAEEHVLARVVNTDFRSLEVQRLATIMKMRRQISRVVHDEVQRGVDLGVFHVAHVDGAAIAILRLMDVAPWYNERGPMSPSELAEVYLGLILNMLRADRSDDGRDRDAAVNG is encoded by the coding sequence ATGGCAAGGAAGCCCGACGCGCTCGGCGAAGCCGGTGCACGCCGGATGGCGTTCCAGCGCGAGCACGAGTACGTGTCCCCCCGGGGACTGTTCGACGACGTCGAGCCCAAGGGGTCGCGTCGGTTCCTGACCGCCGCCGTCGCGGCGTTCAACGGCCGCGGCTACCACGCGACGACCACGCGCGACATCGCCACCCTGGCGGGTTCGAGCCCGGCCGGGATCTACACGTACTACGCGACCAAGGCCGATCTGCTCTACGAGATCGCGGTGATCGCGCACCAGTACATCCTCGACGAGACGCTGGCCGCGGTCGCGTCGGCGTCCGACCCGATCGGCCGGATCAGCGAGATCGTCCGGCGGTCGGTGACCTACCACGCCGAGGAGCACGTCCTCGCCCGCGTGGTGAACACCGACTTCCGCTCGCTCGAGGTGCAGCGGCTGGCCACGATCATGAAGATGCGGCGGCAGATCAGCCGGGTGGTGCACGACGAGGTGCAGCGCGGCGTCGACCTGGGCGTGTTCCACGTCGCCCACGTCGATGGCGCCGCGATCGCGATCCTGCGCCTGATGGACGTGGCGCCCTGGTACAACGAGCGCGGACCGATGTCCCCGAGCGAGCTCGCCGAGGTCTACCTCGGGCTCATCTTGAACATGCTCCGCGCCGATCGCTCAGATGACGGACGCGACCGAGATGCCGCCGTCAACGGGTAG
- a CDS encoding SDR family oxidoreductase — protein MNPLFDLTGKTALVTGGGRGIGRMAARGLLQAGATVIIASRKLADCEQTAAELADLGRVVPLAADLSTQEGCRELAAAVAEHTDALHVLVNNAGAVWGAPFAEFPASGWDKVLDLNLKGPFYLTQELIGLLRAAATDGDPARVVNIGSIDGLRVPALPNFSYSAAKAGLHHLTRVLAVELGPDLTVNAIAPGPFASKMMAATLEKEKETFEEVAPMGRIGADDDIAGAIVYLAARASAYVTGVVLPVDGGISVASVI, from the coding sequence ATGAACCCGCTCTTCGACCTCACCGGCAAGACCGCGCTCGTCACCGGCGGCGGCCGCGGCATCGGCCGGATGGCCGCGCGCGGCCTCCTCCAGGCAGGCGCGACCGTGATCATCGCCAGCCGCAAGCTCGCCGACTGCGAGCAGACCGCGGCCGAACTGGCCGACCTCGGCCGGGTCGTCCCCCTGGCGGCGGACCTGTCCACCCAGGAGGGCTGCCGCGAACTGGCCGCCGCGGTCGCCGAGCACACCGACGCTCTGCACGTGCTGGTCAACAACGCCGGCGCGGTCTGGGGCGCTCCGTTCGCGGAGTTCCCGGCCAGCGGCTGGGACAAGGTCCTCGACCTGAACCTGAAGGGCCCCTTCTACCTGACCCAGGAGCTGATCGGCCTGCTGCGCGCGGCAGCCACGGACGGCGACCCGGCGCGCGTCGTGAACATCGGCTCGATCGACGGGCTCCGGGTCCCGGCGCTGCCGAACTTCTCCTACTCCGCGGCCAAGGCGGGCCTGCACCACCTCACCCGGGTGCTGGCCGTCGAGCTCGGCCCGGACCTCACCGTGAACGCGATCGCGCCGGGTCCCTTCGCCTCCAAGATGATGGCGGCCACGCTCGAGAAGGAGAAGGAGACGTTTGAGGAGGTGGCACCCATGGGGCGCATCGGCGCCGACGACGACATCGCCGGCGCAATCGTCTACCTGGCTGCGCGGGCCTCGGCGTACGTGACCGGCGTGGTGCTACCCGTTGACGGCGGCATCTCGGTCGCGTCCGTCATCTGA
- a CDS encoding indolepyruvate ferredoxin oxidoreductase family protein, producing MASASTTTALGAAGPLAERYTVERGTVYLSGLQALVRLPLDLRRHDLAAGRDTAALISGYEGSPLAGYDLELARQQRLLDAHGVVFTPGLNEELAANAVQGSQLAGAQASKKYAGVIGIWYGKAPGLDRASDALRHANLGGAHPEGGALVLVGDDSIAKSSTVPSSSEIAMAELGLPVLSPSDPQDILDLGVHGVAMSRFSGLWVGMKIATNVADGSATTEVAPDRVQPVIPDNRVDGFAYVHEVSANFLQPTLARLENSLATKRHVLAARYAVANSLNKTYGATDDAVVGIIVPGASYLDVRQALAKLGLSEEDLQIHRIRLLKLGLVSPLDADEIIAFADGLDEIIVVEEKRAFVESGVKDILYGRPDAPAVSGKTTLNRMPLLRPDADLDPELIAAALRRRLAEHLTLPAAPSAAKQKPKPTRIALPLLARTPYFCSGCPHNRSTRTPDGSMVGAGIGCSGMVAMMPSTRVGDVVGLTQMGGEGGPWIGMHRFVETPHMLQNMGDGTFHHSGSLAIRAAVASGANITYKILYNSAVAMTGGQDAVGQMTVPEIVAELRSEGVGSIVITTEDPKRYRRVRLPRGVQVRHRDALVETQEELARIAGVTALIHDQECATELRRKRKRKLVAEPAQRAFINERVCEGCGDCGAKSNCLSVQPVGTEYGRKTQIHQASCNKDYSCLDGDCPSFLTVVPAATGARTTTRRVVGDLAPDALPAPGAVVPSDEFGMRITGIGGTGVVTAAQIIATAASRSGRFVRTLDQTGLAQKGGAVVSDVKISTRPLERANKIARGEADLYLGCDVLVAAGDGYLGVASPDRTVAVVSTAEVPTGAMVTDTSVAFPDASETAGRIEAVSRPEQSRFVDARRLTKDLFDDDQFANVFLVGVAFQLGALPLDAEHLEEAIGLNGVQVERNIQAFRRGRQLVSDPGALQGDLAALTPSARAEKPTAEALRIAATVHAAPGGELAALVLRRVTDLIAYQDGRYATAYAELVERVRAAEAAAVPGAEELALATAQHLHKLMAYKDEYEVARLSLDPALDAALEAQFGPGYKASYRLHPPALRALGMKKKLTLGRWFRVVFVLLRMLRRLRGTPLDVFGYARVRRTERALIMEYRVLVDELAAGLRADNHELAVQIASLPDMVRGYEEIKERNVEAYHQRLGELRAAYGRPPVPAAS from the coding sequence ATGGCTTCGGCCTCGACCACGACCGCCCTCGGCGCCGCAGGCCCGCTCGCCGAGCGCTACACCGTCGAGCGCGGGACCGTGTACCTGTCTGGCCTGCAAGCCCTCGTCCGTCTGCCCCTCGACCTGCGCCGGCACGACCTCGCCGCCGGCCGCGACACGGCCGCGTTAATCAGCGGCTACGAGGGCTCGCCGCTGGCCGGCTACGACCTCGAGCTCGCCCGGCAGCAGCGACTGCTCGACGCGCACGGGGTGGTGTTCACCCCCGGGCTCAACGAGGAGCTCGCCGCGAACGCGGTCCAGGGCAGCCAGCTCGCCGGAGCACAGGCGAGCAAGAAGTACGCGGGCGTGATCGGCATCTGGTACGGCAAGGCACCCGGTCTCGACCGCGCGTCCGACGCGCTTCGCCACGCCAACCTCGGTGGCGCCCATCCTGAGGGGGGCGCGCTCGTTCTGGTCGGCGACGACTCGATCGCCAAGTCCTCGACCGTCCCGAGCAGTTCGGAGATCGCCATGGCCGAGCTCGGCCTCCCCGTGCTCAGCCCCAGCGACCCGCAGGACATCCTCGACCTCGGCGTGCACGGCGTGGCGATGTCGCGGTTCAGCGGCCTGTGGGTCGGCATGAAGATCGCCACCAACGTCGCCGACGGGTCGGCGACCACCGAGGTGGCCCCGGACAGGGTGCAGCCCGTGATCCCGGACAACCGGGTCGATGGGTTCGCCTACGTGCACGAGGTCTCCGCGAACTTCCTGCAGCCGACGCTCGCGCGGCTGGAGAACAGCCTCGCCACCAAGCGCCACGTCCTCGCCGCCAGGTACGCCGTGGCCAACAGCCTCAACAAGACCTACGGCGCGACCGATGATGCCGTCGTCGGCATCATCGTCCCCGGCGCCAGCTACCTCGACGTCCGCCAGGCGCTCGCCAAGCTCGGCCTGTCCGAGGAGGACCTGCAGATCCACCGGATCCGGTTGCTCAAGCTGGGTCTGGTCTCCCCTCTCGACGCCGACGAGATCATCGCGTTCGCCGACGGCCTGGACGAGATCATCGTGGTCGAGGAGAAGCGAGCCTTCGTCGAGAGCGGCGTGAAGGACATCCTCTACGGCCGTCCCGACGCGCCTGCCGTCTCCGGCAAGACCACGCTGAACCGGATGCCGCTGCTGCGACCGGACGCCGACCTCGACCCCGAGCTGATCGCGGCGGCGCTCCGCAGGCGGCTGGCCGAGCACCTCACGTTGCCGGCCGCGCCGAGCGCGGCCAAGCAGAAGCCGAAGCCAACCCGGATCGCGCTCCCGCTGCTGGCCCGGACGCCGTACTTCTGCTCGGGATGCCCACACAACCGCTCCACCCGCACTCCGGACGGGTCGATGGTCGGCGCCGGGATCGGCTGCTCCGGCATGGTCGCGATGATGCCCAGCACCCGTGTCGGCGACGTGGTCGGCCTGACGCAGATGGGGGGCGAGGGCGGCCCCTGGATCGGCATGCACCGGTTCGTCGAGACGCCGCACATGCTGCAGAACATGGGCGACGGCACCTTCCACCACTCCGGCAGCCTGGCGATCCGGGCCGCGGTCGCGAGCGGCGCGAACATCACCTACAAGATCCTCTACAACTCGGCGGTCGCGATGACCGGCGGCCAGGACGCGGTCGGCCAGATGACGGTGCCCGAGATCGTCGCCGAGCTCCGGTCCGAAGGAGTCGGCAGCATCGTCATCACCACCGAGGACCCGAAGCGGTACCGCCGCGTTCGGCTGCCGCGAGGCGTGCAGGTCCGGCACCGCGACGCCCTGGTCGAGACCCAGGAGGAGCTCGCGAGGATCGCCGGCGTCACGGCGCTGATCCACGACCAGGAGTGCGCCACCGAGCTGCGCCGCAAGCGCAAGCGCAAGCTGGTCGCGGAACCCGCGCAACGCGCGTTCATCAACGAGCGCGTCTGCGAGGGCTGCGGCGACTGCGGCGCGAAGTCGAACTGCCTCTCGGTGCAGCCCGTCGGCACCGAGTACGGCCGCAAGACCCAGATCCACCAGGCCTCGTGCAACAAGGACTACTCCTGCCTCGATGGCGACTGCCCGTCGTTCCTGACCGTCGTCCCGGCCGCCACCGGTGCGCGGACCACTACACGGCGGGTGGTCGGCGACCTCGCGCCCGACGCGCTGCCGGCCCCCGGCGCGGTCGTGCCCTCCGACGAGTTCGGGATGCGGATCACGGGCATCGGCGGCACCGGCGTGGTCACGGCGGCGCAGATCATCGCGACAGCCGCCTCGCGGTCGGGACGGTTCGTGCGCACCCTGGACCAGACCGGCCTGGCGCAGAAGGGCGGCGCCGTCGTCTCCGACGTGAAGATCTCGACCCGGCCCCTGGAGCGGGCGAACAAGATCGCCCGGGGCGAGGCCGACCTCTACCTGGGCTGCGACGTCCTCGTCGCCGCCGGCGACGGCTACCTCGGCGTCGCGAGCCCGGACCGCACGGTCGCGGTCGTGTCCACCGCCGAGGTGCCGACCGGCGCGATGGTCACCGACACCTCCGTCGCGTTCCCCGACGCCTCCGAGACCGCCGGCCGGATCGAGGCGGTCTCCCGGCCCGAGCAGAGCCGGTTCGTGGACGCTCGCCGGCTGACCAAGGACCTGTTCGACGACGACCAGTTCGCGAACGTCTTCCTCGTCGGCGTCGCCTTCCAGTTGGGCGCGCTGCCGCTCGACGCAGAGCACCTCGAGGAGGCGATCGGGCTCAACGGGGTGCAGGTCGAGCGGAACATCCAGGCCTTCCGTCGCGGTCGCCAGCTCGTGAGCGACCCGGGTGCCCTCCAGGGCGATCTGGCCGCGCTCACTCCCTCGGCCCGCGCAGAGAAGCCCACGGCCGAGGCGCTCCGGATCGCCGCGACCGTGCACGCCGCGCCGGGCGGCGAGCTGGCCGCCCTGGTCCTGCGGCGCGTGACCGACCTGATCGCGTACCAGGACGGCCGCTACGCCACCGCCTACGCCGAGCTCGTCGAACGGGTCCGCGCCGCCGAGGCCGCAGCCGTGCCCGGCGCGGAGGAGCTCGCGCTCGCGACCGCCCAGCACCTCCACAAGCTGATGGCGTACAAGGACGAGTACGAGGTCGCCCGGCTCTCCCTCGACCCGGCCCTGGACGCCGCGCTCGAGGCTCAGTTCGGGCCCGGCTACAAGGCGTCCTACCGGCTGCACCCGCCGGCCCTCCGCGCCCTGGGCATGAAGAAGAAGCTCACCCTGGGCCGTTGGTTCCGGGTCGTCTTCGTGCTGCTCCGGATGCTCCGCAGGTTGCGCGGCACTCCGCTCGACGTCTTCGGCTACGCCCGGGTACGGCGCACCGAGAGGGCCCTGATCATGGAGTACCGCGTCCTGGTCGACGAGCTGGCCGCCGGGCTGCGCGCCGACAACCACGAGCTCGCGGTCCAGATCGCCTCGCTCCCCGACATGGTCCGCGGCTACGAGGAGATCAAGGAGCGCAACGTCGAGGCCTACCACCAACGGCTTGGCGAGCTGCGGGCGGCGTACGGTCGCCCGCCGGTGCCGGCCGCGTCCTGA